From a region of the Chitinophaga caseinilytica genome:
- a CDS encoding sigma-70 family RNA polymerase sigma factor, producing MRQLKIATQITNRDSQAVEKYLQEISKIPLLTPEEETILAQRIKMGDQRALERLTTGNLRFVVSVAKQYQHQGLSLSDLINEGNLGLIKAAQRFDETKGFKFISYAVWWIRQSILQALAEQGRLVRLPQNKIGTYNKANKAYMAFEQENEREPSTEELAEILEMSESEINNIFQSNTRHMSLDAPVHEAEDVAMGDLLEGGDVTDDDVMQDSLREEIRRVLKSLSPREAEIVNAYFGLDGENGATIEQIGQKYDLTKERIRQIKERAIKRLQKARYSGALKSYLG from the coding sequence ATGAGGCAACTTAAAATTGCCACCCAGATCACCAATCGTGATTCGCAGGCGGTAGAAAAATACCTCCAGGAAATCTCGAAGATCCCTTTGTTAACTCCAGAGGAAGAGACGATACTGGCCCAACGTATTAAAATGGGGGACCAGCGCGCTCTCGAAAGATTGACGACCGGGAACCTCCGGTTCGTTGTATCCGTCGCCAAACAATATCAGCACCAGGGCTTAAGCCTTAGCGACCTCATTAATGAAGGCAATTTAGGGTTGATCAAAGCGGCACAACGGTTCGACGAAACCAAGGGTTTCAAATTCATCTCTTACGCCGTATGGTGGATCCGCCAGTCCATCCTGCAGGCTTTGGCAGAGCAAGGCCGTCTGGTCCGCCTGCCGCAGAATAAAATCGGCACTTACAACAAAGCGAATAAAGCTTACATGGCATTCGAACAGGAAAACGAACGCGAACCTTCTACCGAAGAGCTCGCCGAAATCCTGGAAATGTCTGAGTCGGAGATCAACAATATCTTCCAGAGCAATACCCGCCACATGTCTCTCGACGCTCCGGTACACGAAGCGGAAGACGTAGCCATGGGCGACCTCCTGGAAGGTGGCGACGTGACGGATGATGATGTGATGCAGGATTCGCTCCGGGAAGAAATCCGCCGCGTGCTCAAGTCCCTGAGCCCCCGCGAAGCGGAAATCGTGAACGCGTACTTTGGTCTGGATGGCGAAAACGGCGCAACGATCGAACAAATAGGACAGAAGTATGATTTGACGAAGGAACGTATCCGCCAAATCAAGGAAAGGGCCATCAAACGCCTCCAAAAAGCCCGCTACAGCGGCGCACTGAAATCCTACTTGGGATAA